A genome region from bacterium includes the following:
- a CDS encoding WHG domain-containing protein has translation MRFAIENPAHFHIVGRPEFYSAGDEEFSRGYQELFDTLSAAAAEALRETGVEGLDPQGFLISTWAMAHGLATLWLDGTLEDRTGPVDIEAIAAAAFDVVFASSEGIATAESSAK, from the coding sequence GTGCGCTTCGCCATCGAGAATCCCGCGCATTTCCACATCGTGGGGCGCCCCGAGTTCTACAGCGCCGGGGATGAGGAGTTTTCCCGTGGCTATCAGGAACTCTTCGACACACTGAGCGCAGCGGCGGCCGAAGCTCTTCGAGAAACCGGAGTGGAAGGACTCGATCCCCAGGGCTTCTTGATTTCCACCTGGGCGATGGCACATGGCCTCGCCACGCTCTGGCTGGACGGCACCCTCGAGGATCGCACCGGCCCGGTCGATATCGAAGCGATTGCGGCCGCCGCCTTCGACGTGGTCTTCGCCAGCAGCGAAGGCATTGCGACCGCAGAATCCAGCGCGAAGTGA